GTTGTCCGGGGAGTTTGCCCGCCCGAATCAGGCGATCGCGATTTTGCCAAAGTGCCTGCGCCACTTCAGGAGAGGTACTTTGGCCGAGGAGCGTCATCACCATTTGGTGTTGCTGATGAGCGGTGTAGGAGCGGTATACCACGACGCCGCTGGCCGTCAACAGCAAGGCCAAGGTCGGAGCAACCACAGGTAGCCAACTATGCCCCAAGAACAAAACCAGCCCTGCCCCAATCGGCAGCACCATCAGCCCCAAACTCACAACACCGAGGGTTAGCGGATGACGCATCGCCCAGGCGATCGCCCCACCACTTACCGCCCACGCAAACATCCACAGAATCTCGATCCAGCCAGGGGCAACCCAAATCAGCGATCGCTCGGCCAACGCTGCACTGATGAGCTGACTGGCAATTTGAGCATGGACATCGACTCCCGTCATCAGATAGTCTGCAGCTTCTCCGGCACTGTAGGGCGTGTGGAACAAATCTTTGCCGCTGGGAGCCGCATTCCCAATCAGCACAATCTTGTCGCGCACCCAGGCTGGATCAAAATCACCGTCTAGCACTTGGGTAAACGTGAGCCGATGACTGATCGTCCGTGACCGATAGTTGAGGAGCACTTGGTAGCCCGCAGAATCCATGTGGTGATACGCCCCGTAATCAGAGGTAAGCGGGGTCAACGTCGTTTCTCCAAGCGCCAGATAGTCAGGATTGATCACGCTCGGTTTTGGCAAAATCCCTTCGTCTTCCAAGTACCGCAGCGCTAAGCGCAGCGAAAATCCATAAAACGTTTCTCCATCGGTACTGGCAAACAGCAGCGCTCGGCGCACAACGCCATCGGGGTCGATGGGAAGATCATTGAACCCGATGTTATCAGCACTGACAGGCGGAGGTGGGATGGTGTCTTCTTCGGAGTTGCCGAGTTTGGTGATGACCACTGTTGAGGTGGTTTGAAGGGTATCTAAAAAATCAGCAGTTCCAGGTTCTTGGGGTAAATCGCGGTAGAGATCTAGGCCGATCACACGCGGCTCGTAGGGGGCGATCGCATTGAGCAAATCGGTCAAGACTTGATCGGAGGGGGTCGCTCGCTGCTGGGTGCGAATATCTTCTTCCGTGAGGTTAATAGTCACAATCCGGGGATCGACTCCCAGATCGGGCACTTGGCGATACATCCAATCGTAGGTACGCAGTTCTAAGTCTTGCAACAGCCCCGCTCTGTTCAAGGCTGCCAAGGAAGCCGTTGCCGCACACGCCATACCAACCACAATCGTCCCATTGTTGATCAGGGTGCGCCATTGAGGAGGGGCTAGAGAGATTCGCTTTCGCCAAGACAGAGGATTCACAGCGCCATTTATCCAGACTTCACTAGGATGCGGCGATCGCCCCGTCGGCGATTCCGCAATGTACTACAGACCTACAGCAGCAAACCCACCGTTCCCGATCCGTTCCTTCGACGCCAGGAATTGAAGCGTTACAGCGATCGCTGACCCTAGGTGGGTTGATAGTTAGCCCAAGCGGATAGACACCGTTGGCTATGGCGTAGATGGCAAACCTCATTCTGAATCTAGTATGCCCATCTCTAGCAATTTTCAACGTAAGCGATTGTGCATCAATATAACCGCCCCACCATTGCTTGTCTGCCCATCTTTTGACTCTATCGAAATCTGACCTAGGGGTCGGCAGTCACTCCGGTGATTCGAGGAATTCTTGAGTTTCCTGAACCGCTGCTTGCATGGCTTGTTCTGGCGTGAGGCGATCAGTTAACGCCGCGTGCAGATAGCGCTGCAAAATGGCCGAAACTTCAGTGTACTGAGGAATGGCTGGACGCAGAGCGGAGGATTGAATGAAGGGCAATAACTCTGGGTAGTAGTCGTATTGCTTCACCACTTGGGGATCGGT
Above is a genomic segment from Synechococcales cyanobacterium T60_A2020_003 containing:
- a CDS encoding adenylate/guanylate cyclase domain-containing protein; the protein is MACAATASLAALNRAGLLQDLELRTYDWMYRQVPDLGVDPRIVTINLTEEDIRTQQRATPSDQVLTDLLNAIAPYEPRVIGLDLYRDLPQEPGTADFLDTLQTTSTVVITKLGNSEEDTIPPPPVSADNIGFNDLPIDPDGVVRRALLFASTDGETFYGFSLRLALRYLEDEGILPKPSVINPDYLALGETTLTPLTSDYGAYHHMDSAGYQVLLNYRSRTISHRLTFTQVLDGDFDPAWVRDKIVLIGNAAPSGKDLFHTPYSAGEAADYLMTGVDVHAQIASQLISAALAERSLIWVAPGWIEILWMFAWAVSGGAIAWAMRHPLTLGVVSLGLMVLPIGAGLVLFLGHSWLPVVAPTLALLLTASGVVVYRSYTAHQQHQMVMTLLGQSTSPEVAQALWQNRDRLIRAGKLPGQRLTASILFIDIAGFSNIAELMAPEDLMQWLNEFLEAMTDAVQEHGGIVNKFTGDGLMAAFGVPIEAESPEHIARNARHAVDCALDMGDRLQALHQSWQDRQLPTPPMRVGIFTGDVVVGSVGSRDRLEYGIIGDSVNVASRLESCHKELQVSLCRILISDETLDYVADYVVVEPWGALTLKGKQMALNVYQVLGYASAIAPDPNPEIAPSPQTDISKPVQKL